From one Plantibacter flavus genomic stretch:
- a CDS encoding pentapeptide repeat-containing protein, with protein MTSIDASSTPSDGRSALRANCADCFALCCTAFGFQRSTDFPIDKPAETPCLNLADDFSCTIHESLRPRGFRGCTVFDCFGAGQLVSQELFGGTSWRERPDTSAEMFATFSVVRQLQEMRWYLVGAAERTTASDLMAHISRLRTGIQRTLDGGTSEVLACDVDSLRAEVRHLLIDVSEEARGGYLADTAPDDDLRSSADLAGRDLRARRLCGADLRGAVLIGADLRGADLAGVDLLGADLRGARLDGADLSDALFLTQMQLNAARGDEVALLPTTLDRPGHWTGPLPAFPTDGELSPWASSTHPRYRR; from the coding sequence ATGACGTCCATCGACGCTTCCTCCACCCCCTCCGACGGCCGCTCGGCGCTTCGCGCGAACTGCGCTGACTGCTTCGCGCTCTGCTGCACCGCCTTCGGGTTCCAACGATCGACCGACTTCCCGATCGACAAACCAGCGGAAACGCCCTGCCTCAATCTGGCGGACGACTTCTCCTGCACCATCCACGAATCCCTGCGTCCGAGAGGATTCCGCGGGTGCACCGTCTTCGACTGCTTCGGCGCGGGCCAACTCGTCTCGCAGGAGCTCTTCGGCGGCACGAGCTGGCGGGAACGCCCCGACACGAGCGCCGAGATGTTCGCCACGTTCTCCGTGGTGCGCCAGCTGCAGGAGATGCGCTGGTACCTCGTCGGAGCCGCCGAGCGGACGACCGCGTCAGACCTGATGGCGCACATCAGCCGGCTCCGTACCGGGATCCAGCGGACGCTCGACGGTGGCACCTCCGAGGTGCTCGCCTGCGACGTCGATTCCCTCCGCGCCGAGGTCCGGCACCTGCTGATCGACGTCAGCGAGGAGGCGCGGGGAGGGTACCTGGCCGACACCGCACCGGACGACGACCTCCGCTCCTCGGCGGACCTCGCCGGCCGCGACCTGCGCGCTCGTCGACTGTGCGGAGCCGACCTGCGCGGTGCGGTCCTGATCGGCGCAGACCTCCGCGGAGCGGACCTGGCGGGCGTGGACCTGCTCGGTGCCGATCTCCGCGGTGCACGACTCGACGGGGCCGACCTCTCGGACGCCCTGTTCCTCACCCAGATGCAGCTCAACGCGGCCCGAGGTGACGAAGTGGCTCTGCTCCCCACCACCCTCGACCGACCGGGTCACTGGACTGGCCCCTTGCCCGCCTTCCCGACGGATGGGGAGTTGTCCCCGTGGGCCTCGAGCACCCATCCCCGATACCGTCGATGA
- a CDS encoding Type 1 glutamine amidotransferase-like domain-containing protein: MKILLLSRQPGAMAPFLAESTDAAGRRLRLGYVDDAQVAFAEAPFVRAERESVEALGHEVVRVTVRETAPADLDRTLADLDAVYVASGSTFALLEALRSSGNDTVITRHVRAGLPYIGSSAGSIIAGPDATPASLLDDPADGPTLTGLAGLALIDRTVIPHADGQLPPYPPELISRTLEQYADDYPLVPLRDDQALLIDGATATVIPSSP, encoded by the coding sequence GTGAAGATCCTCCTGCTGTCCCGCCAACCGGGCGCCATGGCGCCGTTCCTCGCCGAGTCGACCGATGCGGCGGGTCGTCGGCTGCGACTCGGGTACGTCGACGACGCACAGGTGGCGTTCGCCGAGGCTCCCTTCGTCCGCGCCGAGCGCGAGTCGGTGGAGGCCCTCGGCCACGAGGTCGTCCGGGTCACCGTCCGCGAGACCGCGCCTGCCGACCTCGACCGCACGCTGGCGGACCTGGACGCGGTCTACGTCGCGAGTGGAAGCACCTTCGCCCTGCTCGAGGCGTTGCGGAGCTCCGGGAACGACACGGTGATCACGAGGCACGTGCGGGCGGGCCTGCCGTACATCGGTTCCAGCGCCGGATCGATCATCGCCGGACCGGACGCCACCCCAGCCTCGCTCCTGGACGACCCTGCCGACGGCCCGACACTCACCGGCCTCGCCGGGCTCGCGCTGATCGACCGAACGGTGATCCCGCACGCCGACGGCCAGTTGCCGCCGTACCCGCCGGAGCTCATCAGCCGGACGCTGGAGCAGTACGCCGACGACTACCCGCTGGTCCCGCTCCGCGACGATCAGGCCCTGCTGATCGACGGCGCGACGGCGACGGTGATCCCGTCGAGTCCGTGA
- a CDS encoding isocitrate lyase/PEP mutase family protein, producing the protein MTTPLERALALQAMHVPGDPLILPNAWDVASARAVLASGARAIATTSAGVAWSLGHRDGNELTRDVALDTVRRIASSVSVPLTADIEGGYGETPDEVASTIASCIDAGVSGVNLEDSLRPIEEQERRIAAARSAADDAGVPLFINARIDTHRLGDIGSDRWFDETVTRAASYARAGASGIFVLGALRADTIERLADATTLPLNVAFGPGTLSISELARAGASRISAGSSIAEAAYSLAQQWATAMLETPDAAPASPPTLGWAALNQLIRD; encoded by the coding sequence ATGACCACACCGCTCGAACGCGCGCTCGCCCTGCAGGCGATGCACGTCCCCGGAGACCCGCTGATCCTGCCGAACGCCTGGGACGTCGCCTCCGCCCGCGCCGTCCTGGCGTCCGGCGCCCGCGCCATCGCGACGACGAGTGCCGGGGTCGCCTGGTCACTCGGGCACCGCGACGGGAACGAGCTGACCCGCGACGTCGCACTCGACACCGTGCGACGGATCGCATCGTCTGTGTCCGTCCCGCTCACCGCGGACATCGAGGGCGGCTACGGGGAGACACCGGACGAGGTCGCCAGCACGATCGCCTCCTGCATCGACGCGGGCGTCTCCGGGGTGAACCTCGAGGACTCGCTGCGCCCGATCGAGGAACAGGAACGACGGATCGCGGCAGCGCGGTCCGCCGCTGACGACGCGGGGGTCCCGCTCTTCATCAACGCCCGCATCGACACGCATCGACTCGGCGACATCGGAAGCGACCGCTGGTTCGACGAGACGGTCACGCGAGCCGCCTCGTATGCACGGGCCGGCGCGAGCGGGATCTTCGTGCTCGGCGCCCTCCGAGCCGACACGATCGAGCGGCTCGCCGATGCGACGACCCTGCCGCTCAACGTCGCCTTCGGCCCGGGCACACTGTCGATCAGCGAGCTCGCGAGAGCCGGAGCGAGTCGTATCAGCGCGGGTTCGTCGATCGCGGAAGCCGCCTACAGCCTCGCGCAGCAGTGGGCGACGGCGATGCTCGAGACGCCCGATGCGGCTCCCGCATCACCGCCCACGCTCGGCTGGGCCGCACTGAACCAGCTCATCCGGGACTGA
- a CDS encoding helix-turn-helix transcriptional regulator, giving the protein MDRQALADFLLRHRSTLQPADVGLSSGSRRRTAGLRREEVAQLAAMSTDYYARLEQQRGPQPSTQMLGSLARALRLSAEERDYLYRIAGHNAPTRLAATDYVAPALLRVLDRLTDAPALILSALGETLVQNDPARALFGDASRYRGLERSAIYRWFLHHEERERYPAEDRDRQSRAQVASLRAAYGSLGAQSPAGEIVEALSGHSEEFRRLWATHEVGRRFEDHKVLIHPEIGPIELDCQALFTEDQSQALLVLTAAPHTEAAGKLKLLAVLGTQTFEGAR; this is encoded by the coding sequence ATGGATCGCCAAGCGCTCGCCGACTTCCTCCTCCGACACCGATCGACGTTGCAGCCCGCGGACGTCGGTCTGAGCAGCGGATCCCGGCGACGGACGGCGGGGCTCCGACGCGAGGAGGTCGCGCAGCTCGCAGCGATGTCGACCGACTACTACGCGCGGCTCGAGCAGCAGCGGGGTCCACAGCCGAGCACCCAGATGCTGGGTTCACTCGCCCGCGCCCTCCGGCTGAGTGCCGAGGAACGCGACTACCTGTACCGGATCGCCGGGCACAACGCTCCGACCCGTCTCGCAGCGACCGACTACGTCGCGCCGGCACTCCTGCGCGTCCTCGACCGACTCACCGACGCACCCGCGCTCATCCTGTCGGCGCTCGGCGAGACGCTCGTCCAGAACGATCCTGCCCGGGCGCTGTTCGGTGATGCGAGCCGGTACCGGGGTCTGGAACGCAGCGCGATCTACCGCTGGTTCCTGCACCACGAGGAGCGCGAGCGATACCCCGCCGAGGACCGGGACAGGCAGAGCCGAGCGCAGGTCGCGTCGCTGCGTGCGGCCTACGGCTCCCTGGGGGCGCAGTCACCGGCGGGCGAGATCGTCGAGGCACTCTCCGGGCACAGTGAGGAGTTCCGGCGACTGTGGGCGACGCACGAGGTCGGGCGGCGCTTCGAGGACCACAAGGTGCTCATCCACCCAGAGATCGGCCCCATCGAGCTGGACTGTCAGGCCCTGTTCACCGAGGACCAGTCGCAGGCGCTGCTCGTCCTCACAGCCGCGCCGCATACCGAGGCCGCAGGCAAGCTCAAGCTCCTCGCCGTCCTCGGCACCCAGACCTTCGAGGGTGCGCGGTAG
- a CDS encoding SDR family oxidoreductase encodes MQITGNTVFIPGATSGIGLALARRLHAAGNTVIIGGRRTELLESIAADEPGLHAVRIDTADPASIEAAATQVIAEHPELNVLITMAGVMRGEDWTGSDFVATAEEIITTNVLGPIRLIGAFIEQLRSRPDATIMTVSSGLAFTPLRVTPSYNASKAAIHMLSESIRLQLADTGVRVVELVPPAVRTSLMPGQEESDFAMPRDAFADEVMGLIESQPDATEIQVENVKFLRYAEVRGEYDQTVAMLNRLDPH; translated from the coding sequence ATGCAGATCACCGGAAACACCGTCTTCATCCCCGGCGCGACGAGCGGCATCGGCCTCGCTCTCGCACGACGCCTCCACGCAGCCGGCAACACCGTCATCATCGGCGGGCGACGCACCGAACTCCTCGAGTCGATCGCAGCCGACGAGCCCGGCCTCCACGCCGTGCGGATCGACACGGCCGACCCCGCGAGCATCGAAGCCGCGGCGACGCAGGTCATCGCGGAGCACCCGGAGCTGAACGTGCTCATCACGATGGCCGGCGTCATGCGCGGGGAGGACTGGACCGGTTCCGACTTCGTCGCGACCGCTGAGGAGATCATCACGACGAACGTCCTCGGGCCCATCCGGCTCATCGGTGCGTTCATCGAGCAGCTCCGCAGTCGACCGGACGCGACGATCATGACCGTCTCGTCAGGGCTCGCCTTCACCCCGTTGCGGGTGACGCCGTCCTACAACGCGAGCAAGGCGGCCATCCACATGCTGAGCGAGTCCATCCGCCTCCAGCTGGCGGACACGGGCGTCCGCGTCGTCGAGCTCGTCCCGCCGGCCGTCCGCACCTCGCTCATGCCCGGCCAGGAGGAGAGTGACTTCGCGATGCCCCGCGATGCGTTCGCCGACGAGGTCATGGGCCTCATCGAGTCGCAGCCCGACGCCACGGAGATCCAGGTCGAGAACGTCAAGTTCCTCCGCTACGCCGAGGTGCGCGGCGAGTACGACCAGACGGTCGCGATGCTCAACCGCCTCGACCCGCACTAG